One window from the genome of Pseudomonas fluorescens encodes:
- a CDS encoding ABC transporter substrate-binding protein yields MLLRAALAGLVLASLTLPAQAETIRIAIGTQDTTINCAAGGLLIRELGLLDKYLPHDGAYKDARYDIQWKNFTSGAPLTNEMVAGKLDFGAMADFPGAFNGVAFETAGKHSLFISVLSGSTQGSGNGIVVPSASGVQSLAELKGKTISVPFASTAHGMLLRAVAAQGWDPLKDVNIIAQPPEVAGSALQAGKIDAHADFVPFAELFPSRGFARKIYDGAQANTPTFHGALVDQAYAKQYPEIVVAYLRATIEANQLLAAEPEKYSELIAKVTGVDAEVNYLFHGPLGVQTRDLTWKPEYRQAVGTAIDTLKLLKKADRGLDLNTFIDDQYIRAAFKASNLDYTAQLANYAQTPLGSSDASTGQAIADARHVAEIWVRGEAKVRHYASAQSAFAALASLKQEGKGIRAVYAQASDSGIKLLAEQAWFASDAKGQLSAFLLKGQAQQFATAQGGKVFDFSEATTQAVAAR; encoded by the coding sequence ATGCTATTGCGTGCAGCACTCGCCGGTCTGGTACTGGCTTCATTGACCCTGCCTGCCCAGGCAGAAACCATCCGTATCGCCATCGGCACCCAGGACACCACCATCAACTGCGCCGCCGGCGGGTTGTTGATCCGGGAGCTGGGCCTGCTGGATAAATACCTGCCCCATGACGGCGCCTACAAGGACGCCCGATACGATATCCAGTGGAAGAACTTCACCAGCGGCGCGCCGCTGACCAACGAGATGGTCGCCGGCAAACTCGACTTCGGCGCCATGGCCGATTTCCCTGGAGCGTTCAACGGCGTGGCGTTCGAAACCGCTGGCAAGCACAGCCTGTTCATCAGCGTGCTGTCGGGCAGTACCCAGGGCAGCGGCAACGGCATCGTGGTGCCCAGTGCGTCGGGCGTGCAGTCCCTGGCCGAGCTCAAGGGCAAGACCATTTCCGTGCCGTTTGCCTCCACCGCTCACGGTATGTTGTTGCGCGCCGTCGCCGCCCAGGGCTGGGATCCGCTCAAGGATGTGAACATCATTGCCCAGCCGCCGGAAGTCGCCGGCTCGGCGCTGCAAGCCGGCAAGATCGACGCCCACGCCGACTTCGTGCCGTTCGCCGAACTGTTCCCCAGCCGGGGCTTCGCCCGCAAGATCTACGACGGCGCCCAGGCCAACACACCGACGTTCCACGGCGCGCTGGTGGACCAGGCCTATGCCAAGCAGTACCCGGAAATCGTCGTCGCCTACCTGCGCGCCACCATCGAGGCCAATCAACTGCTGGCCGCCGAGCCGGAGAAGTACAGCGAGCTGATCGCCAAGGTCACCGGGGTGGATGCCGAGGTCAATTACCTGTTTCACGGGCCGCTGGGGGTGCAGACCCGCGACCTGACCTGGAAACCGGAATACCGCCAGGCCGTCGGCACCGCCATCGACACCCTCAAGCTGCTGAAAAAGGCTGATCGCGGCCTGGACCTCAATACCTTCATCGATGACCAGTACATCCGCGCCGCCTTCAAGGCGTCGAACCTGGACTACACCGCGCAACTGGCTAACTACGCCCAGACCCCGCTGGGCAGCAGCGATGCGTCGACCGGCCAGGCAATCGCCGACGCCCGCCACGTGGCCGAGATCTGGGTGCGCGGCGAGGCGAAAGTGCGCCATTACGCCTCGGCCCAATCGGCCTTCGCCGCGCTGGCGAGCCTCAAGCAGGAAGGCAAGGGCATCCGCGCCGTCTATGCCCAGGCCAGCGACAGCGGAATCAAGCTGCTGGCCGAACAGGCGTGGTTCGCCAGTGATGCCAAGGGCCAGCTCAGTGCGTTCCTGCTCAAGGGCCAGGCCCAGCAATTTGCCACGGCCCAGGGCGGAAAAGTCTTCGACTTCAGCGAGGCCACCACCCAGGCCGTTGCCGCCCGCTGA
- a CDS encoding 4Fe-4S dicluster domain-containing protein, whose translation MAYQPQEIFFRSNAPVTVDEDKCIAHKGCTVCVDVCPMDLLAINPATQKAYMAFDECWYCMPCEKDCPTGAVKVEIPYLLR comes from the coding sequence ATGGCCTATCAACCCCAGGAAATCTTTTTCCGCTCCAATGCCCCCGTCACCGTGGACGAGGACAAATGCATCGCTCACAAGGGCTGCACGGTTTGCGTCGATGTCTGCCCCATGGACCTGCTGGCGATCAACCCGGCGACCCAGAAGGCCTACATGGCGTTCGACGAATGCTGGTACTGCATGCCCTGTGAAAAGGACTGCCCGACGGGGGCGGTGAAAGTGGAGATTCCGTATCTGTTGCGCTGA
- a CDS encoding fumarate reductase/succinate dehydrogenase flavoprotein subunit, whose amino-acid sequence MTRSTLEQEYDIVVIGGGTAGPMAAIKAKERNRDLRVLLVDKANVKRSGAISMGMDGLNNAIIPGHSTPEQYTKEITIANDGIVNQAAVYAYATHSFETIEQLDRWGVKFEKDETGDYAVKKVHHMGAYVLPMPEGHDIKKVLYRQLKRARVSITNRLVCTRLLTDEAGAVNGVMGFDCRTADFHVIKAKAVILCCGAAGRLGLPASGYLMGTYENPTNAGDGYAMAYHAGAELANLECFQINPLIKDYNGPACAYVTGPLGGYTANNKGERFIECDYWSGQMMWEFHQELEGGNGPVFLKLDHLAEETIQNIEEILHSNERPSRGQFHANRGTDYRTQMVEMHISEIGFCSGHSASGVWVNERAETSVKGLYSAGDMAAVPHNYMLGAFTYGWFAGNNAADFVAGKDFSALDAGQIERERARVYAPLDREHGLPPAQVEYKLRRFVNDYLQPPKVTKKMQIGLQRFSDIQRDLDQLKAHNPHELMRAMEVSVIRDCAEMAARASLFRAESRWGLYHYRVDHPQRNDSDWFCHCHLKKGDDGAMTSFKKAVEPYVIALDADELQAYDRLRVGADAA is encoded by the coding sequence ATGACTAGAAGCACCCTGGAACAGGAATACGACATTGTCGTCATCGGCGGTGGCACGGCCGGGCCCATGGCGGCGATCAAGGCCAAGGAACGCAACCGTGACTTGCGCGTGTTGCTGGTGGACAAGGCCAACGTCAAGCGCAGCGGTGCCATCAGCATGGGCATGGACGGCTTGAACAACGCCATCATCCCCGGCCATTCCACGCCCGAGCAGTACACCAAGGAAATCACCATCGCCAACGACGGCATCGTCAACCAGGCGGCGGTGTACGCCTATGCCACCCACAGCTTCGAAACCATCGAGCAACTGGACCGCTGGGGCGTGAAGTTCGAGAAGGATGAAACCGGCGACTACGCGGTGAAAAAGGTCCATCACATGGGCGCTTATGTGCTGCCGATGCCGGAAGGGCACGACATCAAGAAGGTGCTTTATCGCCAACTGAAACGGGCGCGAGTGAGCATCACCAATCGGCTGGTCTGCACGCGGTTGCTGACCGATGAAGCGGGCGCGGTGAACGGTGTGATGGGCTTCGATTGCCGCACCGCCGACTTTCATGTGATCAAGGCCAAGGCCGTGATTCTCTGCTGCGGCGCGGCGGGGCGCCTGGGCTTGCCGGCCTCCGGCTACCTGATGGGCACGTATGAAAACCCGACCAATGCCGGCGACGGCTATGCCATGGCCTATCACGCCGGTGCCGAATTGGCGAACCTGGAGTGCTTCCAGATCAACCCGTTGATCAAGGACTACAACGGCCCAGCGTGCGCTTACGTTACCGGTCCCCTGGGCGGCTACACCGCCAACAACAAGGGCGAGCGCTTCATCGAGTGCGACTACTGGAGCGGGCAGATGATGTGGGAGTTCCATCAGGAACTCGAAGGTGGCAATGGCCCGGTGTTCCTCAAGCTCGATCATCTGGCCGAGGAAACCATCCAGAACATTGAAGAGATCCTGCACAGCAACGAACGGCCGAGTCGCGGCCAGTTCCATGCCAACCGCGGCACCGACTACCGCACGCAGATGGTGGAAATGCACATCTCCGAGATCGGTTTTTGCAGCGGCCATTCGGCGTCGGGCGTGTGGGTCAACGAGCGGGCCGAGACCTCGGTCAAGGGCCTGTACTCGGCCGGCGACATGGCGGCAGTGCCGCACAATTACATGCTCGGTGCGTTCACCTACGGCTGGTTTGCCGGCAACAACGCTGCGGATTTCGTCGCCGGCAAGGATTTCTCGGCGCTGGATGCCGGGCAGATCGAGCGGGAGAGGGCCCGTGTCTACGCACCGCTGGACCGCGAGCACGGCCTGCCGCCGGCCCAGGTGGAGTACAAGCTGCGTCGCTTCGTCAACGATTACCTGCAACCGCCGAAAGTCACCAAGAAAATGCAGATCGGCCTGCAACGCTTCAGCGATATCCAGCGCGACCTGGACCAGCTCAAGGCCCATAACCCTCATGAGCTGATGCGCGCCATGGAAGTCAGCGTGATCCGCGACTGCGCCGAAATGGCCGCCCGAGCCTCGCTGTTTCGCGCCGAAAGCCGTTGGGGCCTGTACCACTATCGGGTCGATCATCCACAACGCAACGACAGCGACTGGTTCTGCCATTGCCATTTGAAGAAGGGTGATGACGGCGCGATGACTTCATTCAAGAAAGCCGTCGAACCCTACGTCATCGCCCTCGATGCCGACGAACTGCAGGCCTACGACCGGTTGCGGGTCGGTGCCGACGCGGCGTGA